The DNA sequence CGGCTATTTTATTCTGAACTTTCCTTGTTGAATCGTGAGTTTATTGATCAGGTCGGTGGATGGAGAGACCTGACTAACGGTGAAGACATTGACCTCTTTTCTAGGCTGACGGTTAACTATGGCGTTTTCGCCTTTCCTACGTCCTTGATGAAACTTAGTGACATGGAAAAAAATGAAGTTTTGAGCATTCGGTTCCATGATGGAGATTATTCGTGGTCAAATTATCATCTCGGCCTGCTTAGAGACTTAATAATCTCGTGTAATTATTCAATTTCAGATATCAAGGAGTTAAGGAAACTTGAACGAATATTATCAAGGGATTATACGCGAGGTAGCTTGATTGCTTATATTATGTCTAAATTTGCGGCAACCAAACCAACGCGTTATTCTAAGAATAATTTTCTCATTTTGTTCGAAGGTATACTTGAATCCATGGTTCTCAGGGAATATCTTAAAATTTCAGAACTTCCCGTTGAGGCTACACTTGAACTTGATCAGGTTCATCTTGCCTATTTAAAGAGTAAGAGTAAGCTCTTTAATGATCTAAAATCGTCGGCATCAAAACTGTTTGTAGCATAGGTCACTGTCCTTTTTCAACGTTTCAATGCTCGTCTATCGACCATTCAGTGAGTATATTGAGTTATCCTGGTGAAGACAAGTGTTATAAAAATGGTTGTGATTTGCGGGTAATGGCCGTAAACGGTAAAAAGAGTATTCTGGTTATATTACAATTAATCCTTATCATAATTATATCGTTTTCCGGTATTTCTCCAGTAAGTCACCATGTTACTGTGACGGCAGACGAATTTCACAGCAGCGCAAGAAACAGAGAATCTCTGAGTTATAAAGTTTACAATTCAACGTACTTGACCGGTAATATTCTAATACCTAGCGGTAAAGAAATGGTATTTGAAAACACCACAGTAATAGCCGAAAATTTGACCTTAAAAACGATTGATATTGGTGTCAGAGGAACTCTGGTATTGGATAACTCAACTCTGGAAGTTTCAACAAAATATTCTTCCGCGGTCAGACAGGTGCTTATTCACGGTTTACCCAATTCCGCTATTATAATGAGAGATAGTAAAATTATTTCTCCTGGTGGATTTTATCTGAATCATTCCACTTTAACAGTCATCAATTCCAGTATATTTCCAGCAAACCTCAGTAAAAGCGATCCTTTCGAAAGAACTATGCGACTCGTAAGTAATTCTTCATCGATTAACTTGATAAACAGCAGCATTGGCGGATTGTTGAATTGCTCGAGTAACAGATATTTTCCAGTTGCTATCTGGAACTCAGAGATTTTGAACTTCTCCCAGAATTCAACAATTCCAATTAATGAAACAAATGTAATTTATCGTGATTCCTACGTCGTTTCGGCAAAGGTTTCATTTAATTATTCAGGCGTAAGGGGCGAAGACAACGACTCGCTGATAGTAAATTCAGGAAACAAAACTGTGGAAAAAATAGGTCTTCCGTGGAAAAATGGCGAGGACGTACAGAGGAATCAGTCGACTTTCTTCTTCTCTCTCCCTCATTTATCCACGTGGTTTCAAAATAAAACAAATTTTCAAATCAAACTACTGAACAATTTCTATAGCCCAGTGGAGATCAGAAATCTCTCGCTTACCCTAATTTCCAATGATACGGTTAGTCTGTATCCCGTGTCCATGTTTAATTATGTCCTCACAAATTCTACTTTATTCTCCGTCTATTCTTTGTTGGGCATAAACGATAAGCCCCTGTTCACAGTAAAGAACATAATAAATCCAGAGAAAAATAGAATAATTGCTAACAGAAGCAGCGTATACATCGTGAGTTCCCTTATCTCCGGAGAGACATACTATTCCAGTTCACCATTTTGCAATGTACACTCCAATATCTATTTATCAAGGATCGTGTTGGTAAATGGCGCATATCATGGACTTTCAATAATGAATTTCGATCCGATGATTAAAGAGGAATCTAATCACCTCAAAAATGTCACCGATAAAGTCAATTCAAAGATTGATTCCATTATGAATACATTCAATGTGCTGAATGATAACCAGGCGAGTCTTCTTTATGGATATGGGAACGGGACTCCGAACTTTATCTATACTGGAAATTACGAGATAGGATTTATGAATTCAAGCACTTCGCTATTCCTTCCACCTTTCCCAAGCTTCAATGATAGTGTGCTAGATGTAGAATTAACTGCAGATGTTCCTGAAATATCATTTCACTTGCGTCAAAGCAGTTTTGTCTCTGGAACGAATTCGATGCTAAATTTTTCTGCGTTCTTTTCCTCCAAGGGCTTAAATACAGTATCCGTGAATGCTACGCTGATCCAAGGAAACAGATCGGCATATTCCACTCAGATTATAATCACAGACCCTGTTTCAAAAAATTATTCCGAGGTGTTTCACATGCCTTCGTATGTCCGCCCTGGAAGTTATACATTAAGGCTGAATTGGGGTTCCGATGAGGCCTACGTTACGAATTCTAGCGCGATGGATTGTGAATCAATATACGTCTTTCCTGACTTATCAATCCACATTTCTGGTAATTTCTCTATAACGGGCAATAATATGGTCTTGAATCTGCACATAATTAGAATCGGATCATTTGAAATTGGCAAAACAACATTGAGAATACTTGAGTTCGAAGGTAACAGCGTAGTGGGGACTTCGTATGATATTATTAAGCCGAATAACGGAACTTACTATTTCTCACTCGGGAAAGAAAATCTTGCAATAACAAAATTAAATGTTACACTCTTCACTGGCGTAAGGTTGTTGGGGCAGAGCAAAAATAGCACATCAATATCAATAAATGTAGAACTAACACCAAAGAGTAATCATGGAACACCATTCTTTTTGAATACGCAGTTTTTTGCATCCATTGTACTTGCATCTGTTGCCGCTTTGGGAGTTTACGTGTCATGGAAGATTCACCACACTTACTATGTTTGCAAGACATGTGGAAAGCTTTACAGGGGTTTTGGAAGAAACTGCGAGAGCTGTAAGCTCAAGAAGCATCCTTAGAGAAGATGAATGTCTATGAAATTGGGAAACCTCTATCGGATCACAAGCGGGATCCTCTATTTCAAATTGAGGACATTAAAGGAAAAACAGAGCAAATCTCAAACCGGGCGAAATCGTTTTACGCGATCATTCCATTACAAGACATGATAGTTGCAGATGTAACTTTTTATCCAATAGGAAAGGGAATTTCAGTTGGCCCAGTTATCAAGCGTGCGATAGAGACACTCAGATCAAACGGTCTCAAATGTTACCCGAATAGCATGGCAACTGTTGTGGAAGCTAACTCTGTTAAGGAACTTTTCAATGCATTGGAAAATACGGAATCGTTCATAGTATCACTGGGGTTTCAGCGCGTTGAGACAATAATAAAAATAGATCATAGAGTTGATCTTGAGAATTCAGTTAGCCGAAAAATAGATGCCATATCCTGAGGAAAACTACATGCAAAAGTCCGAAAAGAGACCAGCATTGCTGATAGATCGCGACGGAACAATTAATAGAGACTGTCCCTACTGCCATGACCCAAAAGATCTTCATATCTATAAAAAGGCTGTAGAATTGATAAAGTATTATTCAAAAAAGGGCTACCTTGTCATAGTTGTAACCAATCAATCTGGGATAAACAGAGGTTATTTTTCCGAACGTGAAGTGGAGGTATTTAACGCTGAGTTGAAGAAAAAGGTTGAAGCAATGGGAGGTAAAATAGATGATTTCTTTTTTTGTCCTCATAGGCCCGACGAGAATTGTGACTGCAGAAAGCCACGCACGGGGATGCTGAAGAAGATCATTTCAAAGTACGATATCGATTTGACGCGATCGATTGTTGTCGGCGATCGTGACGATATTGATGGGGAGTTTGCGCGAAATGCAGGCCTTAGTTTCAAGATCATTTTCAACAAGGACGACGAGAGCAGTAACCACTAATTTTTTCCGACTAGTGTAAAGAAATATATCGATTATTACTATACTCCAGAAATGCAGTACAAGTGGGTGGCGCTGTCAAACACAACGATAGGCGTATTCATGTCTGCGGTGAATACAACCATTATTCTGATATCCATTCCCGCGATTTTTAAAGGGATACATCTTGATGTTTTTGCTCCAGGTTCTTTCGTATATCTTCTCTGGCTCTTGATGGGTTTCAATATAATAACTGCCACCCTCTTAGTTACTTTTGGAAGGCTTTCCGATATATTTGGACGCGTAAAGCTCTTTGTTCTGGGGTTTGCTATCTTCACTTTCGGATCTGTGTTACTTTTCATAACTCCCTCAACAGGTACTGCCGGAGCGCTTGAGCTTGTTATTTTTCGGTTAGTCCAGGGTGTTGGGGCCGCATTTCTGTTTGCAAACAGCTCGGCCATTATAACCGATTCTTTTCCGATGAATGAAAGGGGGAAGGCACTTGGAATAAACCAGGTCTCACTGATGTCCGGGGCATTCATAGGGCTCATTCTTGGAGGTATATTGTCTGTCTACGATTGGAGGTATGTGTTCCTTGTAAGCATTCCAATTGGTCTTCTTGGAACATTCTGGAGCCTGTTAAAACTAAAGGAAACATCACCTCGCTTATCAAAGCAGAAGATTGACTATGTTGGAACCGTACTCTTCGCCGGAGGGCTGACGCTGGCTCTCATAGGTCTCACGTACGGTATCATGCCATACAACGGTAATCCTACTGGATGGACCAGCCCGTTTGTTATTGGTTCCATGTTATCTGGCGCTGTGTTGCTGGTAATTTTCCCATTCGCGGAAAAGAGAATCAAGCAGCCAATGTTTGACGTCTCCCTATTCCACAACAAAGATTTTTCCACGGGCAATATGGCTAATCTCCTTAATTCAGTAGGCAGGGGCGGAGTTATGATCGTTCTAATAATACTATTACAGGGTATATGGCTTCCCTTGATCCGTGGAATTCCATACTCACAAACTCCACTTTGGGCCGGCATTTATATGGTACCGCTCACAGCAGGCACATTAATAATGGGTCCGCTTGCCGGGGTATGGTCCGATAGGCATGGCCCAAAATTACTCGCAACACTAGGGATGCTTCTTGTAGCCGGGGCTTTCCTCGGGCTTTCATTTTTGCCCTTTAACTTTGCATACGTATATTTTGCGATCGCACTCTTTGTCATGGGAATAGGTAACGGTATGTTTGCGGCACCTAACACAGCTTTGATAATGAATTCGGTCCCGGTGCAATCCAGGGGGGCTGCATCCGGCATGCTTTCCACATTGAGAAATGCTGGTATGACTGCAAGCACGGGCATATTTTTTGCAATAATACTCAGCTCGCTTCAGACCTCTCTGCCTTTACAGTTTTTCAAAAGTCTTAAAAGCGTTGGTGCGCCAACATCTGTAATTAATGCTTTTATGAGGACACCTCCAACGATATCTGTATTTTCGGCCTTTCTCGGTGAGAACCCCGTTAATGAGATACTTTTATCTGCAGGCTTCAACCCTCCTAGCAGTGTTGGACATGTCTATTCGATAATTTCGGCGATACACTGGTTTCCAAGTGTTTTGGCACCAGCATTCATAAGTTCTATTGATATTGCTTTCTACATTGGAGTAGCGGTATCGATTGCGGCTGCTGTATTTTCATATATGACAAAGACCAGGAGAAAATAAAAATTATTTATATTTATTTTAATTTTCGATAGTTGTACAAAGGTTATTGTATTTGTTAGAATACCGTTTTATTGTTATCTACTCGTTCACCTATAGTCGTAATACAGCACGTAATAGGAGCGATCTTAGGGCTTCTTGGCTTATTATTTATATTGCGAGTTGGTAGTTTTAGTGCTGGATGGGGCTTTGTCGCTTTCGGTATAGGATATACCGGGATCCTTTCATTGTTTTCCGATCTTGGATATTCCACCGCCCACACGATCAAATTATCTAATGGTGAAGATGTAGGGGCTTGTAATGCAACCTATCTGCGAATTAAGTTGATTCTTGGCGCCGTCTTTGTTTTACTTGTCGTTGGTTCATTGCTTTTCTGGGTACATGTGCTTCATAGAGGTTTCGATAACCCAATAGAATTCTGGATCGTTGTATCGCTCATTCCATACTATTTTTTCAAGAGTCTCATAGGATTCCCTACTGCATACTACAGGGCAAAAATAAAATCTGGGAGAATGGCTATACCTGGTATTATAGAGTCTGCGTTCAGAAACTCAGTGTTTATCTTCCTTGCTATCGCTATTCGCTATGGCGTTACCAGCACCGCAGGATACGCTCCCGCCCTCTACATATCAATTACATACAGTATTTCGTATGCCCTTTATTTTGGTATATTGATGATGCTGGGTCGACCTTGGACTATAGGAAAGCCGTCACGGGAACTAGCTAAATCATACACAATGCTCGCTATACCACTAATGTTCGTGTCTTCTGTTGCAGTGATTAACGGGAACATAGATAAAGTAATGATCAATTTTTTCTGGGAAAACATAGCCACTGGCGCATTTTACACGAGCCAGATGATTGCCAATGTTGTAATAACACTTTCAACTTCACTGACAATGTTCTTTCTTCCTTTACTCAGCATATCCAGAAGGAGTAAAAAGATCGAAGACTATAAGAATTCTATATTTGAGTATGAACGGTTGACATCTCTATTTGTCCTTCCAATCGTTGTATACTTTGCGTTGTTGTCCGGATACATTTTAAACCTTTTCACACAGACTTACTTCTCATATTTTCTTATGCTCTCATTGCTTTCAATTGTCGCTTACATAAGCGCCATTAATGCTCCTTACAGGTCAGTTCTGGAATCCAGGCAAAAAACCGGTATCATTGCAAGGATAGATATTTCAGTGATAATTGTTAACATAATACTTATCCTCATCCTGGTTCCGCCGAATATCTTCGGAATAACAAGGATATCCCAAGGGGCCTCCGGAGCCGCAATTGCCATACTAAGTTCCAGTATACTGTCCGCCGCACTTTACAGGCTGAACGTTTTTAAGATAGAACACATATCATTTAACTGGAGGATAATAAAGCACATTGGCCCTGTAATATCCGAGGTGGCTGCCATATTACTAGTCGAGCACTTTATTTCTCCAAGAAGTGTGTTTGTGTTGTTAGGTACCGCGGTACTTTCTGTCGTGGTATATTTTTCCGTAGCTGTTTTGATAAGGGAAACAACAATCTCAGATATTTCGAGAATAATCGCGGAGTTCAGCCCAAGGAGCCTTAAGAAGAGATATAGAGAAGAAAAGTAATAATGCTCTTAAGAAAGAAAACACTTGATTACAGAAATTCAATAAAAGGTTTCCAGCACTCTAGTACATTTTATTCAGGACATAGTCTTTAACATATTTTATTGTTTTATCCATGTGATCTATAGTCAACTGCTTTGCAAGATCCGGTTTCCCCTGCCTTATAGCATCAAATATTTTCTTGTGTTCTTTAGTTTCATCAAATCTGCGGTCGTAACTGCTGAAGAAGGTTGTTCTTATCACTTTAAGTTTAAGCCTTATTTCAGTGGTGTATTGAACTATATATCTGTTTCCGGATGCCCTTGCGATTATTGAATGGAATTTCCCATTCAGATCTGCCAGTTTAATTGGCTCCGGATTGGACTCTTTTGAAGCCTCAATTATAGCATTTAGAGCCGCATCGAGATCGCTAACAACCTGTTCGTTAACGTTCTTTGCTGCATAATATGCGGCCTCTGATTCTAGTATCCTTCTGAGCTGATAGAGTTCTAGGACCTCCTGTTCATCAAGATATATGACATTATAGTACCTGCCATTTCTAAAAACAAGGTTTTCTACTTCTAACTGAAGAAGTGCCTCCCTTATAGGCGTTTTACTCATGTTCAAGTTCCTAGATAGCGTATCCGGACTGATGGATTGTCCGGCCCTGAATCTGCCGTTTGTTATTCCATCAAAAATGTATCTATACGCAGTCTCGGTAAGTGTTTGACTTCCATCTTCCTGTTCTTTCATTCTCTTAACCTGATTACATTCAAATAGAAATATTTATAGTTAATTAATTAAGAAGTTCTCAATCGATCCCTTATGTTTAAACAAATTTTGAAAACATTATCTTTATTCTATACAATTTACATATAATCTGCAGAGTGCCAAGATGTGTGGATTGCTAAAATAAACCGTTTAATTTATATAATACTTATGATATACACATCTAATGAGTGACGAAGAAGTAAAGAAAAGTTATGCAGACCTTACTTTAGTTATTGTGGGTGGGGGATTCATATTGCTTGGTGGACTTTTTTTCATTTTCTTAAAATATGTGCCGTCTTCCCTTGCAAATATTGTAAAACCTTTTAACTACTTTTCTGTGAATTATAGGTTGTTAGGGATTATAGGCGCGATCGTTGGCGTAATAATCATAATTCTAGGAGTTCTCTTAGCCGATGATAAAAGACATAAGGTTCCTTTTGGGATAACCATTATAGTATTGGCCCTTGCGAGCATAATGACATCTGCTTTCGGAATCGTTGTAGGGGGTGTCCTAGCTTTGGTCGGTGGTATGGTTGTTGTTTCTTCATCTTCAGCACACATAGAAGAAGCGAAGGTACCGTCACTAGTCTCAGAAGCGAAAGAAGAGGTTAAGCCAGCTCCTGCACCCAAACCTGTGGACTATTCTGCTTCAACTGAATCAAGTCCTCTGGTCAAGCCAAAAGTTGGGGAGGAGTTAGTTCCTATCATAGTAGAGCCGCACAATGCTGATCGCCTGAGAGTTCTCGAAAGAACGCTTATAGATATTGAAAAGTGCCCTGATGGCGGTGAATGGGTGCCTCCATATAGGAGGAAAGATGGGAAATTAGTTAGAGGGCACTGCAGGAAAATCAAGGGATATGAAGACATTTCTAAGAGTTCAGTAAACAAGGAGTACAAGAAACTTCTTAAGGAACAGGAAGCGGGTCCAAAAGTAATCGGATACGAGAAGAAACCATCTACCGAGTCAGAAAACCAGGCCACTAAATGAAATGGATAAGATCCTGAGGGAAATCTTTAACATCTACATATTTCTCGCTTGAAAGCGCAACTCCAACATTGTAGCACAATTCAAAGTCGTACGGGATGGGGCCATTCGAAATAAAATATTTTCCGCCATTGTGTGTGAAGTTATACGCAATATCCCTTCTTGACGCAGGAAGCACGATATCGCCTGATATGTTTAATAGCTTGTCAATAGTATCTTCGCTGGATTGTGGATCAATGACAACTTTCGATGCGCCCGATATCATCGAATCTATCACATCATCAACCCTGTATGAAAGATTAAAAACCACAATTTCCAAAAACTTTGAGATCGAATCATACAACTTCAGATCGGGTTTTCCGCTGATTATCGCATCATAATCAATTAACATAGCATCCTCCCATGGAATCGTAGCAAGCGTCTCGTTGGGAGGAATCCCATAAATTTCATGGCGTTTAATTTTCAGGCAGTTCACAGATAAGGTACGTCTAATTTATAGATAAATATTATTAATTGCCCAATACCCCGTGATAGTATATAACAATACAATCCCATTTTGCCTTTATTCTCACATGCCGGAAAAATCGAAAGGCGTATTATATTTTACCAGCCAATAATTTATCCTATTTCCATTAATGGTTCTATATTAGAAAAATTATTTAACAAAGATGGCATGAATATTTCATGATCCAGTCATCTAAAGTTCACCATTTTAAAGTTGAAAAAATTTTGGTTCCCATGGCAAAAGGAAGTACGTCGACAGTTGTTTTGAACCTTGCTTTTTCACTCTCAAAGGCTTTTGGCAGTGAAATAACTGCTCTTACTGTCAAAGAAGAGATCAGGGAAATAACATGGAGCGAAAAGATATCAGTAGTCGTGAGCGCTTACAAGGATGGGCTCGAAAATGATGTTAAGGTTGTACCAAAGGTTCGCACTTCAAAGGCAGTTAAATTTGGTATTGTAGAAGAAGCAAAATCTCGGGGATACGACCTGCTTCTAATAGCGACATTCAAAAGATCCATGTTTTCAGCTTCTATTTTTGGGAACATTGGTGATTATGTTTTGAAGCACTCTGAGGTTCCAGTTGGTCTGATAAACACAAACAAGGAAGCATCAAAGTATAGGGCAATTCTCGTCCCTCTTTCAGAACAACTCGTAGAAAAAGATTCCATAATCTTTGCGCTTAATGTTAAGAAAGCCCTTGGTTGCAAGTTAATTTTAGCGGACCTCAGAGATTATGATGAGAAACCTTCTCAGAAATTCGCATCATTGATCGACAACATAGGAGAACTTATATCAAAATTTGGGGAAGGAATCAGTATTGTGAGATCTCACAGGAGCCCTAATCTTTCGGAAGAGCTTTTGAACATAACGAAAGAAAACAGTGTCGATGCAATTGCTATCGGAATTAAAGAAACCGGAAACCACAGAATACGATACAGTTCACTCTTGAAGAGTTTGATCAAGGGAACCGATCAGGACATCATAGCATACAAGAAGTGAAGCATGATTTCGCAGGTGGCTTGTAGAAATTCGACTTAGATTTCTTCAATTCTATCATAAGATTCCATTCATTAATGGGAAAGTGTTTCTAATCTAGGTAGTTTGAAGGAAGCGCTTTAAGGTTCATCAGGTAGTCGATTATGGCAAAATTAAGAAACACAGTGTTTACATAATATGAACCAAAGAATGGAAAATTCTGTTTCTTGTCCTCGTTAATTTTGTTCATCAAGAGGCTAGTTATGTTTTTCACCCCGATATTCAGGCTTTTATTTTCAAGAAGATTATGTATGGATACAGATATTCTGTTCACCTGGTCAATTGCTCCCTGTAGCGGTATGTCGGGATCCAGACCTGATCCGGAAAAGGATACCATCTCTTCCGGTATCTGAGACGAGTTAATGCCCGGATTTTCGTGCTCAAATTCCTTTATATATTTCTCCGTGAGGTTCAGCATCGCACTGCTGTCGAGGGAACAACTTCCACCACCTGTTTGGCTTAAGTTGTATGATATTGCCGATGGTCTCGGTTGAAAGAAGATCGAGCTGTTAAAGGCTTCGGCTAGAAGATATGAACCATATATTTTCCCGCCTATCTTTATAGGGCTTCCGGTCGATTGGTTTGGCAAGGCTTTTTCAGTTATTATAGACATTACAGTTGGATAAGCAAAACCCATCACAAAGAGAACAACAAGTGCCAAAACAATAGGTTTTATGAAGGCTTTAATTTTCACCATACCACCCCACCAGCAATTAGAATCATATATATCACTTTGATAGCTATGAACGGCAGAATCACACCGCCAAGACCGTAAATAAGTACGTTCCTTCTTAAGAGTTCATTCACGGACGATGGTTTATACCTGACCCCCCTCAGAGCAAGAGGGATCAGGGCAATGAGAATTACTGTGTTAAAAATTAAAGCAGAAGTTATAGCAACAATAGGATTCGTGAGGTCAAGCAGATTCAGGAAATCCAGCGATGAGAAGGCAGCAAAAATTGCAGGGACTATAACAAAATATTTAGACAGGTCATTCGCAATACTGAACGTTGTTAGGGAACCACGAGTAATGAGAATCTGCTTTCCAAGGAAAATTACATCCATAAGCTTTGTTGGATCATTTTCTAAATCAACCATGTTTGCTGCCTCTTTCGCAGCCGCTGTTCCGCTGTTCATTGCCATTCCAACGTCAGCTTTAGCCAGTGCAGGTGCATCATTCGTTCCGTCACCAACCATAGCGACCATCCTTTGCTGTTCTTTTTCTTTAACGACTACGTTGTATTTGTCCATGGGCTTACTGTTTGCTATGTAATCCGTTATTCCTATCTGGCTGCATATATACTTTGCAGTAATCTCGTCATCACCTGTGCACATTATAGGTTTAATATTCATGCTTTTTAATCTTTCAAGCCTCTGTCTTATCCCAGGCTTGAGTATATCTGAGAGCTCTATAACGCCAATGAACTTCTTGTTCCTGGTAACGGTAAGTGCAGTGCTTCCCCTCAGGGATATGTCCTTGCATATGCTGTCTATATATTTATCGGACAGATCATATAGGCTCTTAAGCGCGTTGTATGATCCTTTCATTATTTCCTCTTTATTCCCACTTATACCGCTAAACTTTGTATCAGACGAGAATGGAATGAATTTGAACGATTTCAGATTAGATTCGCTCAGCTTTATCCCTTCTTTCTCTGAAAGTTTAACTATGGACATACCCTCCTTCGTTCGATCCTGAATCGAAGCCATAGCACAATATTTTACGAATTTCTTGTAGTCTATACCCTGATTTGGATAGAATTTTACTGCGCCTCTCTCTCCAACCGTCACAGTTCCGGTTTTGTCAAGGATTATAGTATCTATGTCTCCTGCATTTTCTACTGCTTTTCCACTTTTTGCAATTATATTGTGCGAAGATATCTTGTTTATTGCTGAAATTCCAATAGCCGGTATAAGGCCACCTATTGTAGTAGGTATTAATGCAACTAAAAGAACTATTAATATTATCAGATCGGGTTTTACTCCAGCAAAACCTGAAACCGCAAAGAGTGCAACGGTGACAATCAGAAATATAAGTGTAATTCCCGAGAGCAAAACCTGCAGTGAAATTTCATTCGGCGTCTTTTCCCTTTCTGCTGTCTGGACTATTGAAATCATCTGATCCAAGAAGGTTTCACCTTCATTCGCTGTAACAAGAACTTTAATTCTATCAGTGAGGAGAACAGTCGATCCAGTCACGCTGTCCCCGAGGATTTTTCTGACCGGCCTGGATTCGCCCGTTACGCTGGATTCATTAACATAACCTGTTCCATCAATTACCTCTCCATCTGTAGGAATTACGTCATTCGCCTCAACAATTACTACATCGCCTTTCTTCAAATCTGAGGAATTAACTTCAACGATCTTCTTTCCATCAACCTTTTTAGCTGGAACATTTCTCTTCAACGCTTTCAAGGAATCTGTGATCGCTTTGCTTTTCCCCTCAGAAATTGCAGTGCTTACATTTGAGGCAAAGACTGTAAGGAATAGCAATACTATGACTGCAATATAGAATTCTCTGTAAGCGAGTGTGACAGGCAGATCGAAATAGCCAGGAACAATTGCAGCAATAACTGAAATTATGAAGGCAAATTCTGTAACGAGCATTACGGGATTATGCCTGAGGAATCTTGGGTCAAAATCTTTCAATGAATCCAGCATTATTTCTGTAATTTTGATCTTCATTATACCACTCCTATGAAGAGGCCGAAAGCGCGTCCCCAAGCCTCAAATGGTCCGACAGCAAGTATAGGAAAGAAGGAGAGCACTCCAAGTAGGATCATCGTGGAGAAAAGCATGAGCCCAAAAGTGAACGATCCAGTATCTATTGATCTACCCAACTGTACCTTTGGAATCTTATATGCGAATGACTGTGCAACAGCAAGCTGGAAAAACATCAGAAGGTACCTCCCAAGTAACATAATCACTCCTTCAACATAATTCAAATACGGCTGGTTAACTGTGAATCCACCCATTGCAGAGCCATTGTTAGAAGCCGCTGAAGCGAATTCATAGAATATCTCCGTTATGATATCTGATCTTGGATTAGTAAACGGTGCAAGGATATGCGGAAGAAAGAAAATTGTGACGCCAAACGGTATGAGAATCAGGAGAGGATGAGTAACCAGCGATAGTGTGGAGTACTTT is a window from the Thermoplasmatales archaeon genome containing:
- a CDS encoding MTH1187 family thiamine-binding protein produces the protein MIVADVTFYPIGKGISVGPVIKRAIETLRSNGLKCYPNSMATVVEANSVKELFNALENTESFIVSLGFQRVETIIKIDHRVDLENSVSRKIDAIS
- a CDS encoding HAD family hydrolase, giving the protein MQKSEKRPALLIDRDGTINRDCPYCHDPKDLHIYKKAVELIKYYSKKGYLVIVVTNQSGINRGYFSEREVEVFNAELKKKVEAMGGKIDDFFFCPHRPDENCDCRKPRTGMLKKIISKYDIDLTRSIVVGDRDDIDGEFARNAGLSFKIIFNKDDESSNH
- a CDS encoding MFS transporter; the protein is MQYKWVALSNTTIGVFMSAVNTTIILISIPAIFKGIHLDVFAPGSFVYLLWLLMGFNIITATLLVTFGRLSDIFGRVKLFVLGFAIFTFGSVLLFITPSTGTAGALELVIFRLVQGVGAAFLFANSSAIITDSFPMNERGKALGINQVSLMSGAFIGLILGGILSVYDWRYVFLVSIPIGLLGTFWSLLKLKETSPRLSKQKIDYVGTVLFAGGLTLALIGLTYGIMPYNGNPTGWTSPFVIGSMLSGAVLLVIFPFAEKRIKQPMFDVSLFHNKDFSTGNMANLLNSVGRGGVMIVLIILLQGIWLPLIRGIPYSQTPLWAGIYMVPLTAGTLIMGPLAGVWSDRHGPKLLATLGMLLVAGAFLGLSFLPFNFAYVYFAIALFVMGIGNGMFAAPNTALIMNSVPVQSRGAASGMLSTLRNAGMTASTGIFFAIILSSLQTSLPLQFFKSLKSVGAPTSVINAFMRTPPTISVFSAFLGENPVNEILLSAGFNPPSSVGHVYSIISAIHWFPSVLAPAFISSIDIAFYIGVAVSIAAAVFSYMTKTRRK
- a CDS encoding polysaccharide biosynthesis C-terminal domain-containing protein gives rise to the protein MLSTRSPIVVIQHVIGAILGLLGLLFILRVGSFSAGWGFVAFGIGYTGILSLFSDLGYSTAHTIKLSNGEDVGACNATYLRIKLILGAVFVLLVVGSLLFWVHVLHRGFDNPIEFWIVVSLIPYYFFKSLIGFPTAYYRAKIKSGRMAIPGIIESAFRNSVFIFLAIAIRYGVTSTAGYAPALYISITYSISYALYFGILMMLGRPWTIGKPSRELAKSYTMLAIPLMFVSSVAVINGNIDKVMINFFWENIATGAFYTSQMIANVVITLSTSLTMFFLPLLSISRRSKKIEDYKNSIFEYERLTSLFVLPIVVYFALLSGYILNLFTQTYFSYFLMLSLLSIVAYISAINAPYRSVLESRQKTGIIARIDISVIIVNIILILILVPPNIFGITRISQGASGAAIAILSSSILSAALYRLNVFKIEHISFNWRIIKHIGPVISEVAAILLVEHFISPRSVFVLLGTAVLSVVVYFSVAVLIRETTISDISRIIAEFSPRSLKKRYREEK
- a CDS encoding GntR family transcriptional regulator: MKEQEDGSQTLTETAYRYIFDGITNGRFRAGQSISPDTLSRNLNMSKTPIREALLQLEVENLVFRNGRYYNVIYLDEQEVLELYQLRRILESEAAYYAAKNVNEQVVSDLDAALNAIIEASKESNPEPIKLADLNGKFHSIIARASGNRYIVQYTTEIRLKLKVIRTTFFSSYDRRFDETKEHKKIFDAIRQGKPDLAKQLTIDHMDKTIKYVKDYVLNKMY
- a CDS encoding DUF6114 domain-containing protein, whose protein sequence is MSDEEVKKSYADLTLVIVGGGFILLGGLFFIFLKYVPSSLANIVKPFNYFSVNYRLLGIIGAIVGVIIIILGVLLADDKRHKVPFGITIIVLALASIMTSAFGIVVGGVLALVGGMVVVSSSSAHIEEAKVPSLVSEAKEEVKPAPAPKPVDYSASTESSPLVKPKVGEELVPIIVEPHNADRLRVLERTLIDIEKCPDGGEWVPPYRRKDGKLVRGHCRKIKGYEDISKSSVNKEYKKLLKEQEAGPKVIGYEKKPSTESENQATK
- a CDS encoding universal stress protein; this translates as MIQSSKVHHFKVEKILVPMAKGSTSTVVLNLAFSLSKAFGSEITALTVKEEIREITWSEKISVVVSAYKDGLENDVKVVPKVRTSKAVKFGIVEEAKSRGYDLLLIATFKRSMFSASIFGNIGDYVLKHSEVPVGLINTNKEASKYRAILVPLSEQLVEKDSIIFALNVKKALGCKLILADLRDYDEKPSQKFASLIDNIGELISKFGEGISIVRSHRSPNLSEELLNITKENSVDAIAIGIKETGNHRIRYSSLLKSLIKGTDQDIIAYKK